The DNA region ATTCAAACATTAAAAAATCAGCAAGTGAAGTTATGGATAAAGCTGATTTTATTGTAGAAGGTGATTTTAGAGATAATATTGATAAGGTAACTGAAGAAATTAACCATTATTTCCCACCCGAACATATTGAGAACTAATTATTAGAAAATGTAAATATACATGCCATTAAATCTAGATTTTTGGTAACGAAAATAATAATGAAATTTAAGCATGAATTATTTTGCGATTATAAAATTTCCACATAAACAAAAAACATAAAATGAGTATTAGGGTAACTATAAGACCTCCCTCTGGACCAAATTGTCCACCATTAATTATATTGTCAGCAGTATTTCTTACATTGTATATCCCATTAGTTTCATTTCCACTGACCAAAAAGCCAAATACATTTCCTTCGAAATAATTCCAAGTTATGTGAAGACCTATGGAAAGCCATAAATTTCCCGATTTAATTGTCATATACATAGCCAAAAGTGCAAATAAAAATAAATTTACATAACTGAGAAAGCTTATGCCTGAATTTAGAGAATGCATGGCAGCAAATATAATAGATGACACTATTAGGGCTATCCATTTGTTGGTGGACTGCTTAAGTACTGTAAAGCAGTAACCCCTGGCAAACATTTCTTCATTTATGCCTACGAAGATGAAGAGTATTATGCCTGTTAAAGCATATGTATTAAAATTAGGTCTGTTTAAAGCGCCTATAAGCTTTATATTGCCAGTAACAAGCAGTATAAAGAACACTATGGTCAGAGCAGCTGCACCGAGAATTAAGCCTATAATGAGATCCTTACAGCCATCTTTTAGATTAATCAGACCAATGTCTCTTAAAGGCTTCTTGTCAAATTTTCTCCAAAAGATAACTATACTTAGAATCATGCAAGCACATTGTAAAAGCGTGGCTATAAAGCCTAATGGAGTACTTAGAGTTAATGATTTGTTTAGGTCGCTGGCAGTCTTAAGTAAATCCTGGTGGTATAAGAGTTGAATTACAGTATAAACAATTCCAACAGCTATTTGAGTTATGAATGTAAGTAGGGTAAAGAAGATAAATACGATAGCTATTTTCCAGCCAGCTCTTGGTTGAGAGTTTTTGTTAATAAAAATATTTTTGAACATGTAGGACCTCCTGTTTTAGTAAAATTTTAAAGTATTTTAATTATTAAATTTATTCTATATCTATCGTTGAAAATATCTGAAGTAATCATTTTGTAAAAATGGATACTCTAATTATAGTAAAATTATAGTAAAAAATCTATATTTTCTTTATCAGATATTTTTAAGGTAGAGTCTTCATCTTCTGCTTCATATACATTTATATCACCTACAATATCCTTTAACATCTTTATAAGATTATTTCTCTGAAGAACATCATCTTCAGCTAACAATATATTAACCATTCAGTCACCGCCAATATTTTCTTGTATAGTTTATTTACGACAATAATTATATCAAATTAAGTATGGTATGTGAAATTTAAGGAAATATTTGTAGGAAATTTAATTAAAAATATTTAGAAAAATATGGTATAATAGTTCGTAGATGGTAATAGGAAAAACTTAAGAGGTGGTAAATATGAATTGTAGGACAAAGGTAAAAAATTTGTTTTCATATCTATTGAGCATAAAGAATATGGACGAGGATGTTATAAGAGATATAAATCAATATGAAAAAATTTATTGGCAAAGGAATTTAAACACAACGGGCAATAATTCAGAAAATAATCAAGAGGAAGAGGAAAACTGGTTTTACATTGATAGTAGTAATAAGGAATTGTATGATGAGTTCTTTCAATTATATCTTTCTGTACAGAAAAGTGGAGAAAATTTTGAAATCATTTGGGGAAGTTATATTCTTGCCTGGAGTACTGAGGATAAACAGATTACACATCCTATTTTTACAACAAAAATGGAACTTTGCTTTGATGCAGAAAAAGGTATTTTCTTTTTAAGACCCTATGATAGAAAAATAAATATGGAGTTTGATATATTCTCCGGGATAAATATTCCCAATATAGATAAATTATTGGAGATAAAAGAAGCTATAGAAAATTCATCTATAGATTTAAGAAATTTAAAAGCTGTGGAAAATATACTACATAAGATATTACATTATTTAACTTCAGACATAAGTCCTCAGGGAGAAATTCAAAGGGATATATGTATTGCTGAGGATATTAATCCAAATAAATATCCTGTATTTTATAACGCTCCAGCAGTTATAATACGAAAGACTGATCATAGATTGTGGCATAACGAATTGACTAATATTTTAAAGGCAATAGACAATGGATATGAAATTCCCCCTACTATAGAGTCCCTTGTCAGTTCAGAAGAAATACAGGAAAATTTAAAAGTAAAAGCCAGATGGCAGGAAATTGGCAAAAATCTTTTATTTCCACTTTCCAGTAATGAAGAACAAAAGGAAATAGTTAAAAAATTATCTGAAAACTTTGGAGTAGTTGTACAAGGTCCTCCTGGTACTGGAAAAAGCCACACTATTGTAAATTTAATATGTCATCTTTTAGCTCATGGAAAGAGGGTTTTAATTACCAGTCAAACTGGGAGAGCACTAAGAGTTTTATCGGAAAATATACCAGAAGAAATAAAACCTTTGTGTATGAGTATTTTGGGAGACGATACAAAAGCCCTTAGAGAACTAGATGAATCTGTAAGAGTGATTACGGAAAATCTTGCCATGAATAAAGAAAATATAAAAAAAGAAATGATGCCTCTTAAAAGACAATTGGAGAATTGTAAAAATAGGCAGAAAGATTTATATAATAAATTAAAGGAAGCTGAATGTATTGAGAATAAAAAACTAAGGTTTCAAGGAACTATAAGTAAATTAATGGATATAGCAAAATGGGTAAAATTAAATGAAAGAAAATATTCATGGATAGAGGATGATATAAAGCTTGAGATTAATTGCCCCCTTACGGAACAGCAATACTTACGATTGTTGTATCTTTTAAATACCGTTGAAAGAGAGGATATAGTTAAAGTAAATAGCATAATGAATGTATTATCAGCACTTCCTGATTGTAGTGATATATGCTCAAAAATAGATAGTTTTAAAAAGACTGATGCAAGGTATGAGGAATATAAAAATAATTTAAAGGATTGGTCACTGAGCTATGATTCAAATATAAATTATAAGGAACTTATAGATATTCTATCAAGGGCAGAGAAACACATGAAAAAGATAGAGGGTTCCTGGCTTAAAGATGTAATGAAGTGTTATTATAGCAGCGAAATTATGAGACCTATATTAAAGCATTTATATGTAAAAAGTAATTTCTTGGTAACAGAGCTTTCAGAAATCCAAAGAAGGCTTACAGTGCATAAGATACAGGTGCCAGAAATAGATGATTTTAACAAGTTTAAATTGGATTTTCAATATATATATGATGTTATTAAGACGAGAGGTAAAATAACTAAGGTATTTAAGGTAATGCACAAGGAATACGGGTATATATTTAATAATTGTTTTGTGGATTCACAGCTAATAACGTCAAGAGATGAAGCTGAAATATTAAGCATATATATAAAAAAGTTAGCTTTAGAAGAGGAATTTAAGAGTTTATGGAATAACACCATGAAGGATTATGGAGCCTTTCAGATAAAGAATTTAGGTGTTAATTCTATGATGGTTCTTGAAGAAAGTGTAAAGGGCTTAGGTAGAGTTATTGATTGGAATATGGATTTTAAAAGTAAAATTATAAATATCTTAGGACAAATAACTTTTCTAAATAAAATTAATTGGTATGAGGAAAAAACCTATACTTATCTTAAAACGGGGATAATAAGCTTAAAACATATAAATGAATATAAAAAAGATAAAGTATATATAAATAATATAAGAAAGCTTTGCAATAATGTATCACAGTTTCAACAGCTTGGTAGTGCTGTTGAAAAGATGGACATAGAAAATATTAAGGAAAGTTATAAAGAAGTCATAAGACTAAAGGAATTATCAAAGAGTATACAGGAAATTAATTTATATATGGGAAAGCTTGAAAAATCAGCACCTATGTTCTCTATGAAGCTGTATGAAAGCAAGGATAGAAATAATTTTAAAGAATTGAATATGGCATGGAAATGGAGACAATTCAGCAGCATGCTGGAAAAGGTTCATAAGGTTAGACCAGAACTTATAGAGAGATTATTAAAGGGTGAAAAGGAAAAAGAAAAAGCTTTAATAAAGGAATTAGTAGCCAAAAAATCCTGGTATAGTCAGATAAACCATACTACGGATGCTCAAAAGAGAAGTCTTTATGCATGGCTTCAGGCGGTTAAGAAAATAGGAAGAGGCAAGGGTAAGTTTACAGATAAATATAGAAGCATGGCTCAAAGAGAAATGGAAATATGTAAGGACTGTATACCAGTATGGATTATGCCTCTAAATAAGGTTATTGAAAATATAGAATTAAATAGCACTCCCTTTGATGTGGTAATCTTTGATGAAAGTAGTCAGAGTGATATATTTTCAATTTGTGCTCTCTTTAGGGCAAAAAGAGCTGTGATTGTAGGAGATGATAAACAGATAAGTCCTCAAGCTGTAGGTATAGATCAAGATATGGTAAATGATCTTATTGATAGATATTTAAAGGGGATACCTCATGGGGAATGGTTTGATTTAGAGACGAGTTTGTACAATACAGCTCTTAGAGTTTTTCCAGATAGACTTTTGTTAAAAGAACATTTTAGGTGCCTGCCTGATATTATAGGTTTTAGTAATGATTTATGCTATTCTGGCGAGATAATACCTTTAAGACATCCTAAAAGAACAGAATTATTTAGTTCGCCAATAAAAGCGGTAAAAGTAATGGATGGATTAAAAGATAAATTAAAGAATATAAATGTAAATGAAGCAAAGGCTTTAGCAGAGCAAATAGTTAAGTGCTGCACTGACAGAAGGTACGAAGGTATGACTATGGGAGTTATATCACTCCTTGGAGATCCACAGGCAGAGCTTATTGAAAATTTAATAAGAGAAAAAATAGGTGAAAAAGAAATGATGAATAGGAAGCTTATATGTGGAGATGCTTATTCATTCCAAGGAGATGAAAGGGATATAATATTTTTGTCTATGGTAGTGGGGGAAAATATGAGATTTACAGCACTTACCAGGGAGGTTGATATAAGAAGATTTAATGTGGCAGTAAGTAGAGCAAAAAATCAGCTTTGGTTATTTTACTCTATAAATACAGAAAATTTAAACCCGGATTGTGTCAGAACAAAGTTGTTAAGATATTGTCTTGATCCTTCTGTGGTTAATGATGATAAAACAAGAGAACAATACGTGTTCCAAAGTGATTTTCACAAAGAAATATTTAGAATGGTAGCTAAGAGAGGATACAATATAACACCAGCAGTAAACTTGAAACATTATAAAGTTGACTTTGTAGTGGAAGGAAATAGCACTAGAGTTGCAATAGAATGTGATGATGGAGAATGGAATGGAATGGAAGAGTGGGAAACGGGTCATGAAAGTCAAATGACGCTAGAGAGAGTGGGATGGACTTTTCATAAGATAAGAGCCAGTGAGTTCTATAGAGATCCTGAAAAAACTATGGAACGCTTATGGTCTAGACTTAAACATCTTGGAATTAAAAAAATAATAGCTTAGTCATAATTTTCAGAGGAGTGATCCACTTGAGTAGCAAAAGGACTATAGGAATAATTATTTTTTTACTCATAATTCTATTTACTCTATTAGCTTGTGATAAAAATAGTAATAAGACGCAAGGAGAAAAGACTTTGGAATCAGTTTCTATAAATGATGCAGCTGCCACTGGGAATAATACACAGAATAAGTCTAATAAAGATGCTGCTAATACATCAGCAAAAAATGTATATATAAATGCCAAATTTGCCTATAGAATAGAATATCCTAGACAATGGACTGATATTATAGAGAGTGAAACTCAGGATGGTGCACTAATATATTATAAAGATGGCAATGATATAAGAACTTTTTGTGAAAAAGCTCCAGATGGATATATTAATTTTGAGAGAGAAGAATATAAACAAGAAGGAAAAAAAATAGAGGACTTTTCTACTGAAGATGGGACTAAAGGAATTATTGTTACTGGGGATGAAGATAA from Clostridium pasteurianum BC1 includes:
- a CDS encoding CPBP family intramembrane glutamic endopeptidase, which codes for MFKNIFINKNSQPRAGWKIAIVFIFFTLLTFITQIAVGIVYTVIQLLYHQDLLKTASDLNKSLTLSTPLGFIATLLQCACMILSIVIFWRKFDKKPLRDIGLINLKDGCKDLIIGLILGAAALTIVFFILLVTGNIKLIGALNRPNFNTYALTGIILFIFVGINEEMFARGYCFTVLKQSTNKWIALIVSSIIFAAMHSLNSGISFLSYVNLFLFALLAMYMTIKSGNLWLSIGLHITWNYFEGNVFGFLVSGNETNGIYNVRNTADNIINGGQFGPEGGLIVTLILILCFLFMWKFYNRKIIHA
- a CDS encoding AAA domain-containing protein produces the protein MNCRTKVKNLFSYLLSIKNMDEDVIRDINQYEKIYWQRNLNTTGNNSENNQEEEENWFYIDSSNKELYDEFFQLYLSVQKSGENFEIIWGSYILAWSTEDKQITHPIFTTKMELCFDAEKGIFFLRPYDRKINMEFDIFSGINIPNIDKLLEIKEAIENSSIDLRNLKAVENILHKILHYLTSDISPQGEIQRDICIAEDINPNKYPVFYNAPAVIIRKTDHRLWHNELTNILKAIDNGYEIPPTIESLVSSEEIQENLKVKARWQEIGKNLLFPLSSNEEQKEIVKKLSENFGVVVQGPPGTGKSHTIVNLICHLLAHGKRVLITSQTGRALRVLSENIPEEIKPLCMSILGDDTKALRELDESVRVITENLAMNKENIKKEMMPLKRQLENCKNRQKDLYNKLKEAECIENKKLRFQGTISKLMDIAKWVKLNERKYSWIEDDIKLEINCPLTEQQYLRLLYLLNTVEREDIVKVNSIMNVLSALPDCSDICSKIDSFKKTDARYEEYKNNLKDWSLSYDSNINYKELIDILSRAEKHMKKIEGSWLKDVMKCYYSSEIMRPILKHLYVKSNFLVTELSEIQRRLTVHKIQVPEIDDFNKFKLDFQYIYDVIKTRGKITKVFKVMHKEYGYIFNNCFVDSQLITSRDEAEILSIYIKKLALEEEFKSLWNNTMKDYGAFQIKNLGVNSMMVLEESVKGLGRVIDWNMDFKSKIINILGQITFLNKINWYEEKTYTYLKTGIISLKHINEYKKDKVYINNIRKLCNNVSQFQQLGSAVEKMDIENIKESYKEVIRLKELSKSIQEINLYMGKLEKSAPMFSMKLYESKDRNNFKELNMAWKWRQFSSMLEKVHKVRPELIERLLKGEKEKEKALIKELVAKKSWYSQINHTTDAQKRSLYAWLQAVKKIGRGKGKFTDKYRSMAQREMEICKDCIPVWIMPLNKVIENIELNSTPFDVVIFDESSQSDIFSICALFRAKRAVIVGDDKQISPQAVGIDQDMVNDLIDRYLKGIPHGEWFDLETSLYNTALRVFPDRLLLKEHFRCLPDIIGFSNDLCYSGEIIPLRHPKRTELFSSPIKAVKVMDGLKDKLKNINVNEAKALAEQIVKCCTDRRYEGMTMGVISLLGDPQAELIENLIREKIGEKEMMNRKLICGDAYSFQGDERDIIFLSMVVGENMRFTALTREVDIRRFNVAVSRAKNQLWLFYSINTENLNPDCVRTKLLRYCLDPSVVNDDKTREQYVFQSDFHKEIFRMVAKRGYNITPAVNLKHYKVDFVVEGNSTRVAIECDDGEWNGMEEWETGHESQMTLERVGWTFHKIRASEFYRDPEKTMERLWSRLKHLGIKKIIA